In a genomic window of Halobiforma lacisalsi AJ5:
- the wecB gene encoding non-hydrolyzing UDP-N-acetylglucosamine 2-epimerase, translating into MSSDLSFILGTRPEIIKLSPVIRACQQRDVPFSLIHTGQHYSDELDSVFFEQLELPAPEYNLSVGSGSQGKQTGEMIVEIESVLEEEQPDVVLVQGDTNSVLAGTIAATKIEGIEVGHVEAGLRSFDREMPEEINRRLADHSADYLFPPTETSRQQLLSEGLPDDWITVTGNTIVDAVMQNAEIAHEQSCVLSELGVEEEFGLLTAHRAENVDNRDRFISLLEGVAKAAREQELPVVYPIHPRAKKRIAEFDIDVPEAIRIMEPQDFLDFLVLEDEATIVFTDSGGVQEETCILQTPCVTLRDNTERPETVEVDANRIVGVEPDDIAEGTREMITVESEWENPFGDGTSAEQILDALEYDRE; encoded by the coding sequence ATGTCATCTGATCTTAGCTTCATACTGGGTACGAGACCAGAGATCATTAAGCTCTCTCCGGTCATTCGCGCCTGCCAACAACGGGACGTACCGTTCTCGCTTATCCATACTGGACAGCACTACTCCGACGAACTCGATTCGGTGTTTTTTGAACAGCTGGAGTTACCAGCACCGGAGTACAATCTATCGGTCGGGTCGGGAAGCCAGGGAAAGCAGACTGGGGAAATGATTGTGGAGATTGAATCTGTCCTGGAAGAAGAGCAACCTGACGTCGTGCTAGTGCAAGGCGATACTAACTCAGTGCTAGCGGGAACAATTGCGGCTACGAAAATAGAGGGAATCGAAGTTGGTCACGTTGAGGCTGGTCTCCGAAGCTTTGACCGAGAAATGCCTGAGGAAATCAACCGACGGTTGGCTGACCACTCCGCTGATTACCTGTTCCCACCGACAGAGACTTCCCGACAACAGCTTCTTTCTGAAGGTTTACCCGACGACTGGATTACTGTTACCGGAAACACGATCGTCGATGCTGTAATGCAAAATGCCGAAATAGCCCATGAACAGAGCTGTGTGCTATCGGAATTAGGGGTCGAAGAAGAGTTTGGATTATTGACGGCCCACAGGGCCGAAAACGTCGACAACCGAGATAGATTTATTTCGCTGCTTGAGGGGGTAGCGAAGGCAGCTCGGGAGCAGGAACTTCCGGTTGTGTATCCGATACACCCCCGGGCAAAGAAGCGGATCGCAGAGTTTGACATTGATGTACCGGAAGCGATCCGAATCATGGAGCCACAGGACTTCCTCGATTTCCTCGTATTGGAAGACGAAGCGACGATCGTCTTTACTGACTCTGGCGGAGTGCAAGAAGAAACTTGTATCCTACAGACGCCCTGTGTGACGCTCCGAGACAACACTGAGCGGCCAGAGACTGTCGAGGTTGATGCGAACCGAATCGTCGGCGTTGAACCCGACGACATAGCTGAGGGTACTCGGGAGATGATCACAGTAGAATCCGAGTGGGAGAACCCCTTCGGGGACGGAACGTCGGCTGAACAAATTCTTGACGCGCTCGAATACGACCGAGAGTAA
- a CDS encoding glycosyltransferase family 4 protein: protein MTDDSILVVTQYFPPETGASQTRWDELTRRWSDEASVTVLTSAPDYPEGEIYDGYDNDWLHHEKRGDVDVYYTKTITSSSGNLIRRSLKFVWFMLLSIVVGLRYTSPTVVVATSPQPLTGVSAWIIARVKRATFVFEVRDLWPESILAVSDFDNEIIIWTLERTVEFLYRRSDRLVVVSRAFIDPIVETGVDRSKIAYHPNGIDLDFYQTEERDSQVVDELDDEFTISYVGTIGRAHGLSVVLEAAPQLENVQFVIVGDGAEREELESQARNLENVVFTGRRPKEEVPAILEHSDVALVHLKPREVFETVIPSKLLESMAASLPVILGVHGEAERILTEGEAGIVMEPGNAEELTAAAEQLRDNPAVREEFAASGRDYVVKHFDWDTIAEEYLATVDR from the coding sequence ATGACTGACGACTCGATTCTCGTCGTGACTCAGTACTTTCCGCCCGAAACGGGCGCTTCTCAGACTCGGTGGGACGAATTGACCAGACGGTGGTCAGACGAGGCGTCGGTGACGGTCCTGACGTCTGCACCGGATTACCCAGAGGGAGAGATCTACGATGGCTATGACAATGATTGGCTGCACCACGAAAAACGAGGTGACGTTGATGTCTATTACACCAAGACGATCACGTCCTCCAGTGGGAATTTAATCCGACGTAGCCTGAAGTTTGTCTGGTTCATGCTTCTCTCGATAGTTGTCGGCCTACGGTATACTTCGCCAACAGTTGTGGTTGCAACGTCTCCACAACCACTTACGGGGGTATCAGCATGGATTATTGCCCGTGTCAAACGAGCTACGTTCGTCTTCGAGGTTCGTGACCTGTGGCCCGAGTCGATTCTGGCCGTCAGTGACTTCGATAATGAGATTATCATTTGGACGTTGGAACGCACGGTTGAGTTCTTGTACCGCCGATCCGATCGCCTTGTCGTGGTGTCGCGGGCGTTCATCGACCCGATCGTTGAGACCGGAGTAGACCGATCGAAAATTGCATACCATCCGAACGGAATCGATCTCGATTTCTACCAGACTGAAGAAAGGGATTCTCAGGTAGTCGACGAACTTGATGATGAATTTACGATCTCGTACGTCGGTACGATCGGACGAGCCCACGGACTATCGGTCGTTCTAGAGGCAGCCCCACAACTGGAGAACGTTCAGTTCGTGATCGTTGGCGACGGTGCTGAACGTGAGGAACTCGAGTCCCAGGCTCGAAACCTCGAGAACGTCGTGTTCACGGGACGCCGACCGAAGGAGGAAGTTCCGGCGATACTAGAGCATTCGGACGTTGCACTTGTCCACTTGAAGCCTCGCGAGGTCTTCGAGACCGTAATCCCCTCAAAATTGTTGGAGTCGATGGCAGCAAGCCTTCCCGTAATCTTGGGTGTCCATGGTGAGGCCGAACGCATTCTCACAGAGGGGGAAGCTGGGATTGTTATGGAACCTGGCAACGCTGAGGAATTGACTGCAGCAGCGGAACAGCTCAGGGACAATCCCGCTGTAAGGGAAGAATTCGCTGCTTCGGGACGAGACTACGTCGTCAAACACTTCGACTGGGACACAATTGCGGAAGAGTATCTGGCAACGGTTGACCGTTGA